The genomic interval CTCGGATTACTTGCGTTTGGTTCTTAAATGGTTTCCGTTGCAAGACGTAATGAATCCATCCCTGGGCCCAGTTTCCCCGGTTTGACGGCATTGTCAGGAATAAACTTGCACCCAGTCCTTCACTTTACGTGGGTTCATTAAAATACCACTAGAGGGTGCTAAAATATAACTTAATAAGAGCCGGAAAAataggaagccataggaattttatggcaatataaaaaaaaatgacaaTCTTATTATATAACCGTAGGTCAAAGAACATTCTGGGCAACATATTGTTTGTTTACACATGTAACGTGAGAAGGTCAAGATTGAAATATTTAATGTTCAGTGTGAGATTGTGATGCATCTTTGATCCATACAACACAAACAACTCAGTCAATTTTATTTCTCAAGAATCCCCAAATAATGATTTGCACATgttaaaataaatacattgatATTTAACATTTTTGAAAACAGACAATTACCCCAATACCTTTCATTACTTATTTAAATGTGTCAATACAGAAACAAGCACATATACGCAAACCAATTCTACAGACCAGAGGTCATTCATACAGTGCTATCTATTGAATTTGGTCACCTACACtaagtacatatacagtacacccCCCCTCATTTTTTTAAAACTAGgaaagtcatttaagaacaaatttttatttacaatgactgcctaccctaaCCTgggcgacactgggccaattgtgagcagccctatgggactcccaatcacggccggttgtgatacagcctggactcgaaccaggttctgtagttgcgcctctagcactgccttagactgctgcgccactcgggagcccaatagtTAAATTTTTTCTCCTACAGTGTCAGATGACAAAAGATCTTTAATAAATAACTGCTGTTAAATTCTAAGAACATTATGCTTCTCCAATGATCTTCCCAAACATGGTTTTAGTTAGTTGAACTGGGTCAGTACTAGAAAGGTACATTCATTCACGGTCCACATAAGTAAAGAAACCTTGAAATAATCTTATCAAAATGCTCTTAACGCTGTAAAAATGTGCATAGTTAGATAAATTAGCAGAGATAAAGTCTTACAGTTTATTTGGACTTCAGGGTATTCTACCTGCTATTCCCTTGAATGTAAAGCTGACGAGACAACACTTATTCCCTTTCATTGTTGCTGCAGTTATAGAAAGCGGACATTTTCATGATTCACATTCAATACTCTCCAACTGCCAAACGTCAACACAGAGGACAGAGGCCAGTCAACATAAAGGTATTTAATTATTCCTTGGCTTCAGCATGTCCTCTACATAGTAGTACTATAAAACACGTTCTCAAAAGTTGTGCCATTCTTTGTATAAACTGACATGAAACTACCATTTTCATAGGGCATTTGTTTCCAGTAGTCCATGAGCAATCACAGTGTGGGGGGACAAACTGATGACATGGATTGTTTCCTAATAGGCACATCTGCTGATACAATACAATGACCAAGGCACTGTTATGACACCATTTTATGCATTCCATCTGAAAAGGTTAAGGACATTTTCTGGATGTCAAGATGTATTTGTGCACAAGATAAGAATAAGATAGCTAATTATCTTCAAAACACAGCCACAGTGTTCTAAACAGATAGCATAGTGCACATAAAGAAGCCCTGGAATAAATATGCCATTAAGCAGATTTCAATAAACAAGTCAAGTTAGAGCAGAGAAACATCTTGATTCAAAGCAACAATGTCAGTGTCTTGGTCTCAGTGTGAAGGAAGAAGACTCCCAAGCCAGGCCTCTGGACTCAAGGCCCGTGTatccacaaagtgtctcagagtaggagatctgaactaggatcagttttgcctttcagttcataatgaataagattgcatggacagatcctagatcaacactcctactctgagatggtATGTGAGTTCAGGGCctatattcacaaagcatctgtTATAATGGTTCTGCTTTCCagaaattgtattattattagtCCATCTGATCCAGCAATAGTGTTGTTTTACTCAACATTGAAAAACAATGCTTGTAGTCCTCCCAAGCCCGAGGGCGCTGTCAGAACTCAGGCATCTTATCGTCATACTGTGGTGGTGGCGTGATGGGTTCAATGGTCACCTTCACATCAGTAGGGTTGTGGACTTTAAAACGGAAGTCCTTCAGATGGAGTTTCTCTGACTTGATTCTGCGTACCCTGAGCGGCCGTAGTATCCGGCTAGCCCGACTGCTGCTGCGGGTGGGGGGGTTGGCTGCAGCGGCGGGGGTGGGCTGGGGATGCAGGGCCGGAGTAGTGGGAGGAACATCCTCTGAAGTGACTGCTCTTGGTCCCTCCCCCTCGTTTTCCACAGCACTGATGAGGTCCTCGTAGGAAGGCAGCTGGGAGGTGCTGTGGCGTAAGTTGCTCTGGCGTATGGGGTACTGGCCACTGGTGACCGCCTCCTCATAACTGGGCACGTCGTAGGCTGGTGCTGGCTCCCCTGCACTACAAAAGAATGTACAAGGACGGCGGTTTAAAATAAGCAACATTTTAGCCATCATTTacatttcatgtttttttttaaggaTACTAGAAAAGCCTAAAATAGCTAAGTACTGCTTCTTAACTGATCATAATCACAAAAACATATATTGCCAGAACAATAAGAGCTTTTGTAATGATATGTTTCTGCTATTGTTGTAAACGTCATGAAACCTCACTAGCCACACCGGCCAGTAGTGGTAATAAGTGCACGGCgttcaatgtttctttttcttttttcctcTAATGGACTTTTATTCCTTAATTACTAGTGGTATGTACTGGTATGACATTTGGTGCTAGTTttgagagtacaaaacattaaggacacctgctctttccatgacacagactgaccaagtgaattcggtgacagctatgatcccttattgatgtcacttgttaaatccacttcaatcagtgtagatgaaggggaggagacaggttaaataaggatttttaagccttgagacaattgagatatggattgtgtatgtgtgtcattcggagggtgagtgggcaagacaactcaatattaggaatgttttGTACACGCAGTGTAGATAAACTGGTGCTTTAACATCTATCAATCAAAAGGGAGGCATGTTGCAGGCATCATCCTAGAAACTAGGTTATATGGGTTAATAGTGAAAACGAAGCCTCTTTGAACCCCTTCTTGGATGATTAAAATAAGTCACTGTTAGTGATTATCTAAATTGTTTAAAGCACTCACATCTCTCCTGCCTCCCCAGCCACATGGTCCACAAAGGGGACCTGTGTCTCCTGTCCTTGGCTCCCCCTCTTGTTCCTCACCCCCAGGTAGATGgacagcagcagcatggccaccCCCGCCCCCACCAGCACATAGGCTATTGATGAGGTCTTCGCTGTTTCCctgtccttctctccatccccagCATGGTCCACTGGTACAATAACACTGAAGTTGCCCGGAGGCTTGGTTGTCCGGGGAGCATCCCCGGGCACCACAGTCCACACGATCATGACGATGCCCAGGGCTATGAGCCCCACCCCCAAGGCACACAGAGCATATGAGGAGCCAGACCGGCTGCCCCCATAGCCGGAGCTGTCTGGACCGCCACTGGAACACATCACCTCCCCACGTGGACCCACCAGAAGTGTTACACAATCAGATACAGCAGACTGGGTAGAGGAGGCTCAAGGGATGAACCGTAGACCTAACCTGCAATGTGGGAGAGAGGAAAGTTGTTTTCACATTAAGGAGCAGGAATGTAGCAGCACAATAAAACTGGCAAAGGCTCAGACTAGCTGAAATCAGATGACAATGAACAACTTCCTGGAATAGACACAATGTGGCTGGGAAGGGGGCCAAAGCCAGAGAAGTTCATGGAGGGTTACATTAAGCTGTGTTTTAGTTATTCACAAATATATTTTACATGATAAAGAGCCACTGGAATAGTGCCAATCAAAGAGAGCTGAATTAATCATGTGAATGAGCCAATCATTGACCAAAAAGCACCAGGaaataatgtaggcctatacTATTGTAGTGAAGTTCGAAGAAATCTTCCTCAAAACTACAAAGTCCAAATTAAAGGCTAGCCCTGTGATTTGAAATCCATTCAAATGTATTGTTGGAGGTAGTGTGCATGGCAACGTAATATATACCATGGTAATTTATCATTGTCCTGTCTTTAAATACTTCACTTTGTGAATGTGTTGGTATTTCGAGTGACAATATATTACCCAAACAATGTCCTGAACATTTCTTTGTGGGTCTAGCCCTCCTAAATCATGCTAAACCAACACTACACTTTGCTCAGGCTGTGTTGAGGTTGTATTACTATAGTATAACCAACAGAAGATTCTAAACTGCTGGCACTTCCATTTGTTTCTTTTCCGTTTACAACTAGAGCATCTCACATTGTAATTGTCAGGAAGAGCATTTCACAGTGTAAATGGTAGATATTCACAAAATGACTGTCTCATAGTGATACCTCCATATCATGCTATGAGTCACTTAACATGGATTCAGCAAACACTGACAGTACTTATTCCTTTTAGCTCCTAATGCAGCAAAGGGCCcctaaacaaaaacacacagaaaTCTGTCACTCTCGGATGGATCTCTAGCTGGCCGACCATACCAAGACAACAACTTGTACTGGGAGtctgctgtgtctgcatgtaatACCACTTTGGCCTAAGTGTGTAACCTACAGCCTATGAAGTGTGCATGAATTTCTCATGAAGCATATATTTtgggttcccgagtggcgcagcagtctaaggcactgcatctcagtgctagaggcgtcactacagaccctggttcgactccagtctgtatcacaaccggccatgattgggagtcccatagggcggtgcacaattagcccaacgtcgtccgggtttggccgccattgtaaataagaatttgttcttaactgacttgcctagttaaataaaggttaaataaaataaataaatattcctgATATGCAATGTTTGGTGATAAGTGTATTCAACATAAATCATTGAATGCATAACTGTCTAAAATACATGTATGCCATTCACACGTACCTGTCAGCTAATATATTAAATGGTTTGACTTGTTGGATCACTAGAAGAGATGCTTCAGGTGGAAATAAAAGACCGGTGGTGAAAAGTGTGAACAGCTTTGCAGTGCAGGTCTTAATATGCACTGAAGACACACTATCCAACAAAACATTAATGTGAAGGATGGCAGTTGAAGGCATGCACTGCACCTATCACATTAGCACAGACAAGTATTGACATGAACGTTATGGTACAGTGAAGCATCAGAAGCATGAATGTATGAAAAAGCCTCCTATAGCAACAATGTGCTTGGTGTGCTTTCAAGGTGACAAGCAATCACATTACACTAAAGTAGCCTTTAAAGTTTGGGTCGTGACGCACGGACCTGTTAATGGTGGGTAGCGATGTGTCagagtaaatgtataattatttaatTACTAATCATTAATTACTGGAAGTGATTTGGCCAAGTGCATCtgcgctctctgcttagcagcggtctctgctcagtttggcagctgcgTACCCGAGAGAGGGAGGTGCCTGTGTGCTTCGCGGTTCACCAGATAttttttctgcagttttcttgaagatcacGCCGCGACACATACAACGCAGCCGATGATGCGCTGTCTGCCACTCACTTGTCATTCCCACTCGCCATCACTCACCGTTGTTATCAAATGGACTCATGCTAGCCACAAGGTCTGACTGAGCTCAATTGTCATGAAACACATATACAGTGATGAGTTTCTCCCTCTTTCATACACATTTTAAAACGAGGAGCGCACACAATGTGTTTTGTGCGGGGAAGTGCATAGTAATGAGTCTCTCAAAAGGAACAAATGAATAAAACGATAtgtcctgaccaaacatccacagcatggtggtaaacccagggagttctttcagaacagggcagaatgcttcaggaaacagtgcttctGACAGTGGAAAAGtcagctagcaaggcattgttgtcattttataacaggtAATAAGCAGAAATAAGAGAGTACTAACTCTCATAGTAATAGATGGGAGTTTCTCTTTCAAGCAATCCCCTGgccttgtacacagctaatagATAACGTTCAccaaagcaagctagctactgataGTGCAATCCTAGTAACAGTACAGAAGATGAAAAATGTTCAGGCCTACTGTAGGCTGAAagaaagtctaggttggaactgttgctgttagaACACATGTAATAATTTTGTATTcttaactggaataaactgattgaagcaagatgctGTTTGAGGCAAAcgcactcacacagttctgggttgttcatctacagcaggaagcggtctcctgcctgactgagaaagcagtagatgttctggtcCAGTTTGGCACAACATACCTATGGGAGTCAGGGATCTCAACTCTGACATACTTATaaaacaagtacagaaacagttTGAAGGCTGAGCATGACCTCAGTGTTGCACTGTCAAAAACAGAGCCCAAATAGACATGAAGACTTCAACCAGCCACACATCTCTCATTGGGATTGTGTGTTTTctggtctacatctgtgtgatgtgataaatcagtttattccagttcagaatgaaaattatttattgtattttaacagcaacagttccaacctagacagatatgtaagagttttttttaaatggggaAAATAAACATGAATACATATTTCATTTCATTGTTATTgtctatattgcatttgttttaggcatAAATAAGGGTAATGAAATGTACTGATATTTATGTATAGTTGCATATTTTCCtaagcttgggtcccaggaaaacacagaatttctcatttgggtgCCAGGCTggaaaaagtttaagaacccctgcACTAAAGTCAGGTGCTCTACAACAAATACAGACGTTGCAAAAAGTGCAGTCATCGTGCAAGATTCTGTACAACAACAGACTCAATGAGAATATTCTATTATGCCAAGCCAGAGTCCCCTGTTTCAAGGCACTTAAACAGTAAGTTAGCGTG from Salvelinus alpinus chromosome 2, SLU_Salpinus.1, whole genome shotgun sequence carries:
- the LOC139555380 gene encoding transmembrane protein 51-like, producing MCSSGGPDSSGYGGSRSGSSYALCALGVGLIALGIVMIVWTVVPGDAPRTTKPPGNFSVIVPVDHAGDGEKDRETAKTSSIAYVLVGAGVAMLLLSIYLGVRNKRGSQGQETQVPFVDHVAGEAGEIAGEPAPAYDVPSYEEAVTSGQYPIRQSNLRHSTSQLPSYEDLISAVENEGEGPRAVTSEDVPPTTPALHPQPTPAAAANPPTRSSSRASRILRPLRVRRIKSEKLHLKDFRFKVHNPTDVKVTIEPITPPPQYDDKMPEF